CCGCTGAGCTAGGGGTCCCGGGACCTCAGACTTCGTTGTGGAGTTGCTTCCTCATAGAGTCAAGCAAGGCGATCTGCTATGAGTGATGCTTTAATTAGCTCCTCTTTCCCCACTTTGGTGTTGATTGGCGTTGCTTGTGAGTCTGAAATTGATTTGTAGGTTTAATCGAGTGACGCTGTGGAGATTGTTTGATTTCATGGAGCTTGGGGTTGCACCTTGCGGCTGGAAGAGAGAGTAAGATCCGGGATGTGGTGATGCTGCACCCTTACCCTTAACCGGCTGAGAGGACAAGTGCGGTTGGGTGAGTTGAGCGCTATTAAGCACCTGTGGTCCCTGCGGTCCCGTCTTTGCCGGAATTAGGTTCAGATCTTACCCAGCCCAGACTTTGAGGGCGGTCCTTGAGCGGGTTCGACTCTGTTTTTCTGAGAAAGGTAACTGTTCAGGCTGTATATTGAAACAACTTCTTGCTAGCGTCGTATTCCTCGATCTCTAGTCTTCGGGACTCTCCATTCTTGTCCATTTCGATTCGACCTTTCATCCGACTTTTCAAGATTGTATCGTATCTGTTGTCCTGTTCGCCTCCAAGCAGAACGGTTTCAGCTTCGATTGTCATTTGATTACatgtttttaaactttttttgccGTGTAATCAAGCATAGAGGTCTTACAAATTGTTTAACAACATCTTGTAACCTCAACTTTCATTTTTCTaaatgatatttacaatttagcaaaaaaaaaaagaacgagaGAGAAGACCAGAGAAGTTAAACAGATGGACTAGTTTTGTAAAACGTTAATGAAAGAAGATTGCAGAAGAAGAGAAGTAAAGTTgatgagaagagaagaaaagtaAAGGTAGATGAGaagaaatataaagataaacaaTGGAAAAGATTGATGAAAGAAAATGAATGTTCGTAAAAAATCATACTAGTAACTAATTAtggttaaattaaaaaaatgctaaaagttgataaattttaaataaaaattggttCCGACGAaatttttatctactttatGACGCTTTACCGATGAAACAATACTGTTGTCGGTAATAAACTTCCGACATTATATCTATATCGGAAACTACCGATCAGATACCTACAATATTTGTTCACTCTCGGTAAATTGTCAGTATTTCATTGCTACTTTTCCGATAACAGAAATACTCGGAAAATTTTGTCGGAGCATGGatagttttcttgtagtgttggtgtttgaaattgagctttgtattgtatttttcttatatatttgaaaacatttttataatggttattggaaaatatgtttgtaaaaatcaaattttgaatatatgtatatttttgaatgaatttttgatataaatcaattttaaattattattttgatctgaatatgtatatcaagtaacataagctcattactttttaatatagtgtaatggacttccaattttttaaatagcataatcacattactttttttttcttaacttacTACTATTTATGTTTCTAAACATCACTATTCTATTTTCTTAACTGATATCTATGTTGTCAAACAAAAGTTTAAAGttacttctactttaataagatagatagatGAAATCAAATTTTAGTTGGCAACATAAATATAGCAACTCAAAACGTATTATTAGGAATAAGTATTGTGGAAAATCACTAGTTAGTAACCATGTTGTGATAACATAGTAGTACCAATACTACCGCCATGTAAGCGAGGGGGTTTCACAAGGCGTACATTGGTCTGGATTTTGTTTGTATAAATGATCATAAGAATAACTTTAGAAGAAGTTTAATTTCTTGACAGATCACTCCCATAATTACACATTAGCATCTTAGTTTAAATATTCTTTCTTGACTATTCCcctaatatataggggattcactgattaatattatataaatacacGTGTCCTTTCCTTAATCATATCGTTCAACAACTAATAATAGATTGATCATTAGCCTTCTTTGATCAAACAAGGACGATCTCTCAACCCAATCGAACCGGGGAAACCAAAGGCTGGTTCTTGAAAAACGCCTTCAAGTTAGCTATCGCAACCTCGGCAACACTTTCCAAAGCCCCTGGCGTGGCCACAGCAGCATGCGGAGACAAGACAACATTGTCCATAACAAACAACTCCTCAGGAACTTGCGGTTCTTTCTCAAACACATCTAAACCGGCACCACCAATCACACCTTCCACCAGACACTTCACCATCTCCTCCTCATCAATCAGCCCTCCCCTTCCCACATTGATGATAACCCCTTCCTTCCCAAGCGACTCCATCACTTCTCTGTTCACAACGTGCATCGTTTGATCCGTCAGAGAGCAGCAGAGCACGAGGACATCGTTGTCTGCTGCCAAGGAGAGAACATCGGAGTAGTAACGGTAAGGGATGCTCTGTTTCTGAGTTCTCGAGTTGTAAGAGATGATGCAGCCAAAGGGTTCGAGTCTTTTGGCGACACGGGACCCGATACTTCCTAATCCAATGATCCCAACTCGCCTACCACTTACCTGCAACAACAACACAGATTCATAAAACAGAACAAGATTCATAAGAAAGTTCTCCTCTTTATCTACAGATTCTCTGTACCCCAACAACAATGTAACGCTTTATCTGCAGAATCACGAGCCCCACCGTCTATAATTCACTTTAaagttctcaaaaaaaaaaaaaaattcaagaattctttttttttttgttcacttaaaaaaaattcactttCAAGAAACAGAGAGATAGTTACGGTTTTGAGAAGAAACCTTAATCCCTAGTTGGAATTGCCCTGGTTTCGACCAGTTACCAGACCGGACGTAACGGTCTCCGGCCGGAATACGACGGAGGACGCTAATCAATAACCCGACGGCGCAATCCGCTACGTCATCAGAGAAGGCTTCGCCAGCGTTTGTGACGGCAATGCCGCGGCGCTTGCATTCGGCGAGGTCGACGTGATCGGTGCCGACGCTGGTGCAGACGAGAAGCTGGAGAGAAGGGAGGTGGGAGAGGAGCTCGGCGTCGATCTTGAGCCTGCCGATGTTGACGAAGGCTGTGACGGAGGCGGCGTGGCGGGAGAGGAAGAGGGGTAGTGGATCCGGTGAAAGGTGAGCGTTGAGAAGACGGAAGTTGCGGCTGAGGTGGTCGTCCATGTAAGCTAGAGTAGGTGGGCGGTGAACGAGGACGATCGGAGATTCTGAAGTTTCCCCCATGGTGACTTGAGTGGACAAATATGTATGGTCGCTCTGTTTTATAGTACTCACCAAACTATTATTCGTCTGCTTATGGCATGATAAAGAGCACTCTCATCCGTTACATATAATActctaaagtttaatatttgacatttattatttttatacaaaaaaaaattaaacattttataaacaaGACACTTGTTAAAGAgaatatctaaaaaaaaactctcatagtgattatttaaaaataaaattaagttaaAAAACTTGTTAAACAAAAGTTGCAGATACGTATTAAAAATTGTGGAGATACTCTAAATTGTTTTCAGTTTCGTGattacatttcataaaactcTTAATATATGGAGAAGAATTAATAAGACATTCTAACAAATTGTTGGTGAAAAAAAGAAGACATTCTAACAACCACCACAAGTTTCAGTCCTTTTGTCTTTAGGGAAAGCTAATTCAATTCATGAACGGTTCTTATTGTTTTGTAACGTTTGAGAACTAAGAAAGCTATTTTGAATTAATTGAGCTGTCAAAAACggacacgacgaagttaacatccaaatatccgtaaaaattaACATGAACGTAAAAGCGGTGAAATATTGCGTTAATCTTGGTACATTCATCGAAACTAAAGAACACGTTCATGAAACGACGGAAAAAGATGCAAACAAGGTCACCACATAATGACCGACCCGCGAACAAgccggccgctacgtagcgaccgacccgaGAATGagtcggtcgttacgtagcgaccgaccaagcctctcggtcgatcgctacgtagagaccgatcCGCAATgaatcggtcgctacgtagcgaccgatcaagcctctcggtcggtcgctaagtagcgaccaaTCCgcaacgagtcggtcgctacgtagcgaccgaccaagccatttgatcggtcgctatgtagcgaccgatccaTCGCGGacccgatcgctacgtagcgaccgaactgtctTGGACATCGATCTacgggtacgacccaaatccatgcattctcgtctgttCCTCAATGCTAGCTCCCATGTACCGCAGTCATATAATTTCTCACTCCCGTCGATTGGATTTATCAtgtaaactttacgataaaaatcgcAGAAAGTTCATTCTTATCGATAAAAAATCGTGATAAACATTTCGAATCGAAATACAGCCCAAATAGGTCTAAAACCGAttagaaacccacttacgattttttaaGGAAAAGCCCATAGATACTATGGAGGTTTATAATTGATCCGCaagaaaggataaatgtcaaaattccgcagataaatgctaagtttccgcggataatcatgaagatcgggaaaaatggaatatctccattttcgagttatgacggcttaagggcaggaaggggaaagctcaaaccgaccttggagggagtatataaggagtcctaggcgagaagcacaaagagagaactttttcagagcaaacctagcacttagagcaattttaggtaactttccgtttttgttattcgagctgcgactcaattaggccTTGCAGTCTTAGGGTtattagaactaggaatctcgccgacagctctcgtagcccaggctcttacctcgttgtaacgctcaaacgcggattcagaataagatctattttgctctcttttcgatttcttatttttctcgtctttatttcgtgttctgattgtttggcgtgtggtttagcagatatctgggacctctggaaaattaggattttcctaactttctttatttaaacgaaaatccaccgtgcgaatttcggttcccacaaggtTGGATAAGGTTTTAGATCATTTTAATAACTTGCAATagattgttatttaatttttctttcttttgaaatttatttattaaaattttatgatatgGTTTAAATTATAAGTTACTTTCTCATAAACGAAAACAAATCTCATGCATCACTAACTTGGTTGCGAAGAATGTTGGTGTTGATCCTTCATTTACACAGTTATACGGTTAGAGCTGAccttaatattaattaagcgGCAAGACACCAATACAAGCAAATTAAACATGGAGTTGAGGTCTTAATTCATATTAAGTATTATAGGGGCCAACTTTTCAGAAAAGAAATTATGTAGTGTAATAGTTTTTCCCCAACTTTGATTTAATAACCACACAAGCATAGTCCAATGGTGCAGCAGGTTTGGAAATGTGTTAAAACATGTAAAATTCCAATTTAtcaatttagatatatatgtttGTGTAGGCAGATgatatcatttatatattaatcagaaacatttgaaaagatgtaacctcaattttgtaataattaaaaaagacttATTGCTTATGTGTCAATCAATTAGGTAGTTAATTAGTTGTACGTGTCAGCCTtacattgaaattgaaaaacatgttggtccaattcgatttttatatttcactagaaacatttaataccaactatatgatatcatatgatattaactaaagcaaggtggatatttattatatactatttccttaaataaaacctacgaaattacttaatgtgattatgatatatatagtaattaatgattttaaataatgaatatttgctaataatctgtatgctttctatcatttttgtttaattctttactattaaaataaattacataattacattaatcatatattaaaaatttagtttttttgtataagttgtattttgaatttttcaaaacgagtataaattactaaaactgttaaaagtctcacataaacttttgtgatcaatgtttaaatttttttctataataagatacaatgataataaaatcatatgaataaataattttattttaa
This region of Brassica napus cultivar Da-Ae chromosome C5, Da-Ae, whole genome shotgun sequence genomic DNA includes:
- the LOC106445573 gene encoding glyoxylate/hydroxypyruvate reductase HPR3-like, whose translation is MGETSESPIVLVHRPPTLAYMDDHLSRNFRLLNAHLSPDPLPLFLSRHAASVTAFVNIGRLKIDAELLSHLPSLQLLVCTSVGTDHVDLAECKRRGIAVTNAGEAFSDDVADCAVGLLISVLRRIPAGDRYVRSGNWSKPGQFQLGIKVSGRRVGIIGLGSIGSRVAKRLEPFGCIISYNSRTQKQSIPYRYYSDVLSLAADNDVLVLCCSLTDQTMHVVNREVMESLGKEGVIINVGRGGLIDEEEMVKCLVEGVIGGAGLDVFEKEPQVPEELFVMDNVVLSPHAAVATPGALESVAEVAIANLKAFFKNQPLVSPVRLG